Proteins encoded in a region of the Gaiellales bacterium genome:
- a CDS encoding hydroxymethylglutaryl-CoA lyase — MSDPVTVVEVGPRDGLQNEAAVVPAADKVRLIERLADAGLPVVEATSFVSPRAVPQLADADEVLPAIRRRTGVRYPVLVPNVRGLDRALAAGADAIAVFTAASDEFTRANIGMTIAESLLAFAPVLQRAHAEGMWTRGYISTAFGCPYSGEVPPEVVAGVAAALRGLGCEQISIGDTIGVGRPEQVPAVVAAVAGSVPVEEIALHLHDTGGLALENVASGLGAGVRVFDSSAGGLGGCPFAPGAPGNLSTEELVGFLHERGHETGVDLEAVREAGAWMRGLVGR; from the coding sequence GTGAGCGACCCGGTCACGGTTGTCGAGGTCGGCCCGCGCGACGGCCTCCAGAACGAGGCGGCCGTCGTCCCCGCAGCCGACAAGGTGCGGCTGATCGAGCGGCTCGCCGACGCCGGCCTCCCGGTGGTCGAGGCGACGTCGTTCGTCTCGCCGCGGGCCGTCCCCCAGCTGGCGGATGCCGACGAGGTGCTGCCCGCGATCCGGCGCCGGACGGGCGTGCGCTATCCGGTGCTCGTCCCGAACGTGCGCGGGCTCGACCGGGCGCTGGCCGCCGGGGCCGACGCGATCGCCGTCTTCACGGCCGCATCCGACGAGTTCACCCGCGCGAACATCGGCATGACGATCGCGGAGTCGCTGCTCGCGTTCGCGCCGGTGCTGCAGCGGGCGCATGCGGAGGGGATGTGGACGCGCGGGTACATCTCGACGGCGTTCGGCTGCCCCTATTCGGGCGAGGTGCCGCCTGAGGTCGTCGCCGGGGTCGCCGCGGCGCTGCGCGGCCTGGGCTGCGAACAGATTTCGATCGGCGACACGATCGGCGTCGGCCGTCCCGAGCAGGTGCCCGCCGTCGTCGCGGCGGTGGCCGGATCGGTGCCGGTCGAGGAGATCGCGCTGCACCTCCACGACACCGGCGGGCTGGCGCTCGAGAACGTGGCGTCCGGGCTCGGGGCCGGCGTGCGTGTCTTCGACTCCTCGGCGGGCGGCCTCGGCGGCTGCCCGTTCGCACCGGGTGCGCCCGGCAACCTCTCGACCGAGGAGCTGGTCGGGTTCCTGCACGAGCGCGGGCACGAGACCGGCGTCGACCTCGAGGCGGTGCGCGAGGCGGGCGCGTGGATGCGGGGGCTGGTGGGCCGGTGA
- a CDS encoding HAD family hydrolase produces MDAGAGGPVKALLLDLDDTLIPDYAGFLAAVDDCAAALGGPSGMGVVLHARARVLWGQAPDAAALEMRDMSSWEALWAPFPVGTEEWADAFRLGAWHEALAEHGVDDRELAERLAQAYREHRHAACRPYPETVAVLESLRARMRLVVVTNGTEEHQRTKLDASGLTGHFDAIVTSGAVGASKPDPVIFRTALDAVGCGPDDAAMVGDNPLRDIAGAQRAGLRGVWIDRNGGDSRGVVPDATIRGLGELAGLGWW; encoded by the coding sequence GTGGATGCGGGGGCTGGTGGGCCGGTGAAGGCGCTGCTGCTCGACCTCGACGACACGCTCATCCCCGACTACGCCGGGTTCCTGGCGGCGGTCGACGACTGCGCCGCGGCGCTGGGCGGGCCGTCCGGGATGGGCGTCGTGCTGCACGCCCGGGCGCGTGTGCTCTGGGGCCAGGCACCGGATGCGGCGGCGCTCGAGATGCGCGACATGAGCTCGTGGGAGGCGCTCTGGGCGCCCTTCCCCGTCGGCACCGAGGAGTGGGCGGATGCCTTCCGCCTCGGCGCCTGGCACGAGGCGCTCGCCGAGCACGGCGTCGACGACCGCGAGCTGGCGGAGCGGCTGGCGCAGGCCTACCGGGAGCACCGCCATGCCGCGTGCCGGCCCTACCCGGAGACCGTGGCGGTGCTCGAGTCGCTGCGCGCGCGGATGCGCCTGGTCGTCGTGACCAACGGCACCGAGGAGCACCAGCGCACCAAGCTCGACGCATCCGGCCTGACCGGGCACTTCGACGCCATCGTGACGTCGGGCGCGGTGGGCGCGTCCAAGCCGGATCCCGTGATCTTCCGCACCGCGCTCGACGCCGTCGGCTGCGGCCCGGACGACGCCGCCATGGTCGGCGACAACCCCCTCCGCGACATCGCCGGGGCCCAGCGGGCCGGCCTGCGCGGCGTCTGGATCGACCGCAACGGCGGCGACTCCCGCGGCGTCGTGCCGGATGCGACGATTCGCGGGCTCGGGGAGCTCGCGGGGCTTGGTTGGTGGTAG
- a CDS encoding biotin carboxylase N-terminal domain-containing protein produces MVAGIAKLLIANRGEIAVRVIRACKELGIDAHVVYEPADRGALHVELADGATAVTSYLSIPEIVAAGTAAGADAVHPGYGYLAENADFADAVEAAGMRWVGPPGSAMRALGDKISARGLAEEAGVAVAPGYAGDDLTDATLAREARALGAPLLVKAAAGGGGRGMRAVDDVSDVRAAIDSARREAAAAFDDDRVYLERRLTGARHVEVQVLADAHGSCIHLGERDCSLQRRHQKIVEESPSPAVDPDQRAALGAAAVAIASAAGYVGAGTVEFLVADDGTWCFLELNARLQVEHPVTEAVAGLDLVRAQLEIAAGEPLELEQDDVGLRGHALECRLYAEDPAASFVPATGRLARLRLPVWPGVRVDAGVREGDEVGVRYDPLLAKVIAHAEDRDACIERMAAALADTTVLGVQTNLGFLRWLLDQPGFRAGAAGIDFVEQRWRDELVPPLPDDVRAAALAAGGDDVWHAFGPPRPEVEVADGHVLHAGWQYRVAAHEAEAGPLAAADGSLHAPMPGTVLRVDVREGQAVAAGEPLVVLEAMKMELAVSAPADGTVTAVLVAAGDLVARGQALVELDGP; encoded by the coding sequence ATGGTCGCCGGAATCGCCAAGCTCCTGATCGCCAACCGCGGCGAGATCGCGGTGCGCGTGATCCGCGCGTGCAAGGAGCTCGGCATCGACGCGCATGTGGTGTACGAACCGGCCGACCGCGGCGCGCTGCACGTCGAGCTGGCCGACGGCGCCACGGCCGTCACGAGCTACCTGAGCATCCCCGAGATCGTGGCGGCGGGGACGGCCGCCGGCGCCGACGCCGTCCACCCCGGCTACGGGTACCTGGCGGAGAACGCCGACTTCGCGGACGCCGTGGAGGCGGCGGGCATGCGCTGGGTCGGCCCGCCCGGGTCGGCGATGCGCGCCCTGGGCGACAAGATCTCCGCCCGCGGGCTGGCCGAGGAGGCCGGCGTCGCCGTCGCGCCGGGCTACGCCGGCGACGACCTCACCGACGCGACCCTGGCTCGCGAGGCGCGTGCGCTCGGGGCGCCGCTGCTCGTCAAGGCGGCTGCCGGCGGCGGCGGGCGCGGCATGCGCGCGGTCGACGACGTGTCTGACGTTCGCGCGGCGATCGACTCGGCCCGGCGCGAGGCGGCTGCGGCGTTCGACGACGACCGCGTCTACCTGGAGCGGCGCCTGACCGGCGCCCGCCACGTCGAGGTGCAGGTGCTGGCCGATGCGCACGGGTCGTGCATCCACCTGGGCGAGCGCGACTGCTCGCTCCAGCGCCGCCACCAGAAGATCGTCGAGGAGTCCCCCTCCCCCGCCGTCGATCCCGACCAGCGCGCGGCCCTGGGCGCGGCCGCGGTGGCGATCGCCTCTGCGGCCGGGTACGTCGGCGCGGGCACCGTCGAGTTCCTGGTCGCCGACGACGGCACGTGGTGCTTCCTCGAGCTGAACGCGCGCCTCCAGGTCGAGCATCCCGTGACCGAGGCCGTGGCCGGCCTCGACCTGGTGCGGGCGCAGCTCGAGATCGCGGCGGGCGAGCCGCTCGAGCTCGAGCAGGACGACGTCGGTCTGCGCGGCCATGCGCTCGAGTGCCGCCTTTACGCCGAGGATCCGGCGGCGAGCTTCGTCCCCGCGACCGGGCGGCTGGCGCGCCTGCGGCTGCCGGTGTGGCCGGGCGTGCGGGTCGACGCGGGCGTGCGCGAGGGCGACGAGGTCGGCGTGCGCTACGACCCGCTGCTCGCCAAGGTGATCGCTCACGCCGAGGACCGCGACGCCTGCATCGAGCGGATGGCGGCGGCGCTGGCGGACACGACCGTGCTCGGCGTGCAGACGAACCTCGGCTTCCTGCGCTGGCTGCTCGACCAGCCCGGCTTCCGGGCCGGCGCCGCCGGGATCGACTTCGTCGAGCAGCGGTGGCGGGACGAGCTCGTGCCGCCGCTGCCGGACGACGTGCGCGCGGCGGCGCTGGCCGCAGGCGGCGACGACGTGTGGCACGCCTTCGGGCCGCCGCGGCCCGAGGTCGAGGTGGCAGACGGGCACGTGCTCCACGCCGGCTGGCAGTACCGGGTCGCGGCCCACGAGGCCGAGGCGGGGCCGCTCGCAGCGGCCGACGGCTCGCTGCACGCGCCCATGCCGGGCACGGTGCTGCGCGTGGACGTCCGGGAGGGCCAGGCCGTGGCCGCCGGCGAGCCGCTGGTCGTGCTCGAGGCGATGAAGATGGAGCTGGCCGTGTCGGCGCCGGCCGACGGAACGGTCACGGCCGTGCTGGTGGCGGCCGGCGACCTGGTCGCGCGCGGGCAGGCGCTGGTGGAGCTCGACGGGCCGTGA